Part of the Nycticebus coucang isolate mNycCou1 chromosome 22, mNycCou1.pri, whole genome shotgun sequence genome, AGACCCGGGCATGGACCTGTGAAACCCTGCAGGGCTGACTAGGGCTAAGGCCTGGCCTGGGTGAGTGGGGATCTCCATGCCTGACACTGCATTGCCCCTTCCCAGAGCAACATTTTCAGTTGCACCATTCAAGGAAGTCCCTGCACTCACTCCAAGACCTGGAATGATTGTCCCACCCTTGCCAATCCCCAAGCCTAGGGCTGTGGCCACAACTGCCACACCCTCTTGCTGGCAGCGGGTCAGAGCCTGTTTTCTCCAAGTTGGATTCTGGAGGAGGCTGGTGTCTCCAGGACCTTGTCTTATCAGTGGCCCAAGGGTTAGAGTCTGAGTGGGAATCTTCCTCCCATTACCCACTGCCCCCCACAGGCCAGTGCATTGGGCAGCACTCCatagtttataaaatacaaaCTCACATCACTCACTTGAGATTCACCTTGAGGTTTCCCCTAAATCCAGTTTCATTGGGGCAGATACAACCCCAGATTGAGGCCTCTTTCAGACACACAAAAGCAGTTGTACCCCAAACCCACCTTGCCCTTGATGGACACTTAGTAATAGCACACATACACAAGCATGTGCATGAAGAAACATGGGTGACACGCAGAAAAATGCACACATTCCCACAtcgctctcacacacacacacacgtgcatgcacacacCAGCCTTTCCTGCTACCTTTCCCATCAGCCAGCCCATCGCAGGGgccatggggggggggggcggccgGCCAATCCTCAGTAGACAGGCCTCTCTCTCCCTAGCCTCAGCTCCTGCTTCTGGAACCTCCTCTGGGAACCTTTCCCACCTTTGGCCCCAACTGATTGGGGTGGATGTTTCTACCTGTGGGTTCAGCATTGAGCGACATCGAAATATACAAAATAGGCTTGTGGGGTTGTGGTTTGATTTTCAAACTCAATGCTCCCCCGTTCCCCCACATACGCTGAGGGCAGGGTCTTTTGGGTCTCCCCCTCCATTTTCCACAACTGGGAAAGACCCAGGTTTGAATCTTAGCTCAGCttttttaacctttctgtgccttagtttcctcatctgcaaagtgaggaTAGTGCTAATACCCAGCGCCCAGGGCAGCTGTGGGGATTAGCTGTAAGAGTCCGTGGAAAGCTCTAGAAAAGCCGCTCATCATGTGGTGAGTCCTCAGTATGTGTCACTCTTAGCATTACCATGTGGGGAGCGCATTCAGGCTGGACTGGACACTCTGCCCTCTGTGGCTCCTGCCCTGGGCCAGTTGCTGGACAGGGTAGCAGGAAAGGCTCAGGGGTGTTTGTGcacgcgtgtgcacacacacgtgaaCTTGTACAGTATGCATTCTTCTGTGTGTGTAGACTGTGATTctacatgcacacatgtgtgtgtgtgtgtgttattattATGTGTGCAGTATGGTTGGGGCACAGGCGGGGTTGGAGTACacctatttttgtgtgtgtgagagagactgGGGTTGAATAGACACACTCTGCCTTGAAAATCCTGGTGTCCTCAGTGATCCTGAATATTCCGATTTACCCAAAAGAGCAACTGAGAAGTgactgtttgcttgttttacaaAATCAACTGTTTGTTCTACAAGGGGTTGTAGGTGAGTGGGTGGTAGGGAGGAGGTGTTCCTTGAGATCTAGACCCTTCTGGTGCATCTGGGATGCTATTCTGGCAGAAGAATCCAGGCGGGGAGCCTGGGGAGCCCCTGTCTGTGTTGCTGTTCATGGGGGGACCCCTTCCTGGTCACTTCAGGGACCAGCTGCTCCTGAACTGACTAGCTTCAGAATCATGTGGGGAGCATGTTGGGATGCCTCGGCCACACCCAAGACCTGGGGGTGGGTGGCTCAAACTCTCCAGGTGGCTCAGACCATCCAGGGCTGGGTCTGGGCATCTGAGTTTTTGGTAAGCATCTCAGGGAAGTGGCCCCAGAGGCCCCACCTCCCTGGCCTTCCCGTGAGACACACTGAACCAAGGCTTCTGGGGGAGCCGCCAGGGCAGGTTGGCTGTTGTTTGCTATCCTCTTCTCCAGCATGGGAGATATGGGTGGGTCACTCCCTcgatctgtgcctcagtttccacagtgCCAAAATGGGTCTGCCAGTGTTGCCCTCTGGGGAGTCTCCTGTGTGAGTGGCAGCTCAGAGCGGGTCAGGCGTTTGCCGCAGGCTACTGAGGAACTCAAGCACTTGGATTTGGAAGTGGCCAGTGGGTAGGGGTGGTAAGAAGGCACTTATGCAATGGACACCTTAGTTAAGCCTCACAGCCCTGCTGCCGGGAAGGATAGTGTCATACCTTTCTGAGGCTCCGACAGCCAGGGTTCTGCCGCTGCCACATGCTAGGGAGTCTAGTCTGTCAGGGAGTtgggagctggatttgaactctggTCTGTGGGTCCCCAAGCGTCCAAGTGGATGAACATGAGCACCAACCGGAATAGAGGCACAGTCCACGGGGGCAGCCACAGGGAgcccccagcctcctcccagctccaGAGTCCATTCTTTCTTATCTGCAAGATTAGCTGGGGGTTAACCTGCTACTGTCCAAGTGTGAATCCCAGTTCTTCTGTTTACTCATTGTGTAACCTCCAGCAAATcttttaacctttctgtgcctcagtttctttatgtaTATGAGGGAAAGAATAGAATCTATCTTATGGGGCTGTTGCTAGGGCCAAATAAATTAATACACAGCTATCCACCACATAACGACAGACCACATATAAGATGGTGGTCCCAGAAGATTAGAATATTGTacttttactgtatcttttctatgttgaGATATGTTCAGATCCCCAAATACTAACCATAATGCTACAGTTGCCTGCAGCATTCAGTACGGTGACGTGCTGTGCGGGTTTATGACGGCCACACCACATACCCCAGGCGTATAGTAGGCTCTACATCCAGGTTCATGCAAGTCCAAGTACAACGTTTGGTGCAGTGAAGAAACTGCCCAATGACGcgtttctcagaacatatccctgttGTTAAGCGACGCATGACTGTAATTGCAATCCTGTATTTAATTCAGAATTAAGaacctctcctcctctcccctgacAGCCAACCCTGGCTGCCCTACTCCAAACAACTGCCTCCTCTTTAACCACTTTGCCAGACCTCAGGGCCCTGGCTCCTGAGTGGATGTAGGGTTTGGAGCCACAGCCCTCACCCCTCGCCCCTGGAAGGAGCTTAGTGAGAGTGTCAATCTGCAGGGAACTGGATGGCCCAGAGAAGGGCACTGCTTTGCCTGACGTGCAGGAGGCCTTAGGACAGCCCCTCTGCAAAGCCAGGGAAGTGGACCTGGGGGGAATCTCTGACGTGCCTTCCTGCCCTGGCTTTCTGGGAGCCCCatgacttgctgtgtgaccttcaggGCAGCGAGGAAGGGTTGAGAATTTGGGTGAGGCTCTCAAGGCTCAGGAAGGAAGGTCTGattgctgctttaaaaaaaaagaaaagagagagctgAGTTActgatagaaaaaacaaaaaagcataaatCAACAAAACATAAAACCTGCTAGCCAAGAGCCCACCCCACTGGCAGGGGGGCAGCATGGATTCTCAAGGGACTGGGCAGAAGAGAGTGGGTGTGTCCCAGCGGCAGGCGGGTGTGGGAGGCTTCACCTGGCATCCTTcctgcctcctgtcccagccCAGCCTTGGCTCTGAAGCTGGCCCAGCCTTTCCCACGATCCCCTCGGGGAACAGAGCTGGCTTTAGTGGGTGCCTGCTATGTGCTAGTTGCTTCCATTTAATCTTCCTagttcttctctaaagaaggtacTATGTTCCCATTTTAGGGTTGAGGAAGGTAGGTTCTGAGGGGCGAACTTACTTCTGGAAGTCAACCAGCTCCTAGCTGGGAGGGCTGGAATTCACTGGCAACTCCAGGCTGCCTGCCGTGGCGGGGCTGGGGGCTGCTGGCTTGGGAAGCAGAGCGTGGTGTCAGCATCCTGCCGAGAGCCAGTGCTCCTCTGTGGGCACAGCTGGCTTTTGTCATGAACTCTGCTGGGTACTGGAATGGAGGAAGGTAGGGGAGTTGACCTTCTGCCTCAGTTTATCTCATTGCCCCTCAATTTCTGCCACAACATAACTAATAACCAGTTCCTGATCTCCAGCCCGCAGCCTCTTCCTTAAACTCACTGTCATCCCAACTCCCAGTAAACCTTGTTATTCATCTTAACTCCGATCTCAACTCTTCTGGACTTTAGCCAGGGCCTTGAGCCATAGCCTCAATTCTCACCTCCCCTAATCCCATCAGACCTTGTGCTCATCTCCAGGCTTCCTTCTTCACAAACCCAGACTCAATTCCAGATCCTTTGAAAACCTTCTCATCACTCCCTGCCCCAGTCACCTCCCTGGCCCCACCTGACCTATTCCTGAGGAAGCGAGACGGGTTGGGTATAGGACAAGGATCCCTTAGCCTCTCTGAGGTGTATAGGGGACCTTAAATGGGGCCTCTGGGCCTCCTTCAGGTGTGCTGTGGTCGGACCCTGCCTCAGAGGGCAGAGGGATGAGGAAGCCTCCTGAAGACCAAGGTTGTTGAGAAGTTTGTTAGGTTGCCAGTTAGTCAGAAAGGAGcccattttattttgttaggATGTGGTTGTACTGAAAACACGGGCCTTGTGAGTGAGACCGGAAATGTGTGGGTGAAAGCCTGGATCTTGACAGGAACTCATTTGGGATGGGGCAGACTGTCTGACCTCCCCTCCAGCTGCTCTCCCTCCCACTGGGCTGGGAGGGGGTTCATCCAGGCACTAGGGTCCCTCAAGATAGAGACCTGGTAGAGATGGGCCAGAGGCTGACAGGGACTTGCTAAAGGGGTCAAGGCCTGGAAGGGCTGGAAGACCTGTCAGCCAGTGTACCTCCGTTCCAGGCTACTTTGCAAAGTGCCTGCCTCTGCCGCCCCCACTGCCTCAGGACGCCCAGTCCCAGCCATCTGATCCCTGGTGCTGGGCTTCTGTGAGGCCAGTGGGACTGCGATCTGGCCCCTCTTCCCGATTCAGCCTCACCTAGGCCCCTCTGGGGACTGTCCCAAAGCACAGAACCCCAGACTGGCTGAGCTGGAGTGGTTCCCTAGCCCCTGCTGCACATCAGAGCCACCtaggaaactttaaaaaacacAGAATCCAGTCACGCTtcgtaactcagtgggtagggcaccgaccatgtacaccaaggctggcagatttaaacccagcctgggtctgctaaacaacagtgacagctgcaaccaaaaaatagctaggtgttgcggcaggtgcctgtagtcctagctgctcagaggctgaggcaagagaattgtttaagcccaagagtttgaggttgctatgagttgtgatgccttggcattctactgagggtgacattgtgagattgtctcaaacacacatacacacacacacacacacacacacacacacaaaatcccaTCCTACCCTAGAACTTTCAGTCCACCAGTGCCCAGGGAATTCTGATGCTCTATCAGATTTGGAAAGCAATGGTCTAGGTCACtcactcattttacagatggggaaacaggaCCGAGTGTCTTGGCCACACAGCATATATGAGTCCAATGCCCTTTCTCTTGCGTCCTGTCCTCAGAGGATTTGGGAACCCCTTGCAGGCACTGCCTTCATTTCTGAATTTCTCAGAagccttcctgcctcaggctttaAGAAGCAGGTGTGTGTGATTGAAACCCTACAGAAGGTAAAGTTGAGGAACATGGTGATGGGCGGGAGAGCCCCTTGGAGCAGAAGACTTTAAACACAGGCTGCCCTGCAGCGCCATCTCCTGGCAAATTACGGTATGGTTTTAGTGTGTTACTCCATCCTCCTATAGCAGGGGAATTTGCAGTCGCACCCTGTGGCCGCCATAGGGGCTTGGTTGGCTTTGATGGGCGCCTGCTCCACTCCAGCTTAGGACCAGGCTGTGGGTCATGATGTGTGTGGGAGGCCCTGGTGGGGCTTCCTACTAAGAAATACTGTCTGGTTCAGTATGTTTTTTGAGCAGTCCAGCCAGACGAGGTGGCATAGGGCTGGAGGGTTGAAGTTAGCTTTTCAAATATCAGAATCCTGGCAACTGTGACAGTGGCTTTCTGGGTGACATAGGAGGGTGGACAGCCTCTTGAAGGATGTGTAGACAATTTTGTGTGTTTCCCTAGATGAGCCACAGCATCAAAGAGAGAATGGgagctaatatttatttaacactTGAACACTAATTATCTTGCTTAGTAATTGTAGCAATCCTTTGCCATGGACACTGTTGCTACCTCCCTTTTGCAGATGAAAAGACTGAAGCATGGAGGTagaaagtaacttgctcaaggcaGTGTAAGTTATGAAATTAACAAAcacatatgaggttggacaattaagttcacaaactccatcctagaaaatgtgctatatccctcattgctgaatagcatTACAGTCACCTTagaagtattccccttggccatctggtgaccaacTGTGCTCAGTTCCAGGGCTCTGGAGGCCACGGGCATGATGCTTCGGGTCCTGGTGGGGGTCATCCTCCCAGCCATGCTGCTGGCTGCCCCACCGCCCATCAACAAGCTGGCACTGTTCCCAGACAAGAGTGCCTGGTGCGAAGCCAAGAACATCACCCAGATCGTGGGCCACAGCGGCTGTGAGGCCAAGTCCATCCAGAACAGGTGCACCCCAGGGGGTAGATGGGGGGATGAGGAAAGGGGcccaggaggaagagagaggaccAGGGCTGCCTGTCCCTCCCTCTGTTAAGGTGATACGAGCATGGTGACCTCTCCTTTCACAGGGCATGCCTAGGACAGTGCTTCAGCTACAGTGTCCCCAACACCTTCCCGCAGTCCACAGAGTCCCTAGTACACTGTGACTCCTGCATGCCAGCCCAGTCCATGTGGGAGATTGTGAGTATTGCCTCCATTATCCCTGCCCAGCCTTGGCCCAGGGCCTGAAATGGCCTTGGCCTTTCTCCCCAGGGTCCTGCATTGCAGCAGGTGGCCACAAGCACTTAGCAAGAACACCGATGTGGGCAGGGGGCAAGGCTGGTGCTGGGAATATAGATGTCCTTGCCACAGGATGGCTCATAGGTCTGACACCAACTTGTACAGGACAAGGGGTCTTTCTGAAGCTCCCATCTAATGTTACTCATGGGCTGAAATCCTTTTAGTGGCTTCCTATTGTTATAGGAAAAGACCAAGATCTTTGCCATGCCCACAAGGTTGCGTAGAGTCTTGCCTCCCACCTGCTTGACACTTGAGACCAGCTTACTGCCCATCAACCTCTCGTTCCTGCTCTGCTTGCaacaccacagggcctttgcacatgttcTTTCTCTGCTTGGGAtacttttctcctcctcttcctgacCTGGTTAAACTTCCAGTCATTCTTCTGCTTTTGGCTCAAGCATCATTCCCTCAGGTCCCTTTCCAGACCCCCTGCCTGGGTCAGGTCCCTGCATTACTGGCTCTCAGAACACTGCATGCCTCCATGTTGGCCATCTGTCACATCTGCAGTCCTTCACCTGCATCTGGGTGACTTTGACAAGTCTCTTTCCCCCACTGgactttgagttccttgaggggcCGTGCCTGTCCTTGCATTCCCAGAGCTGGCACAGGGTAGGTGCtctgtggaaggaaggagggaaagaaaatctAGGAAGGACAGGAAGAAGGTAGAGAGGACAGAAGGAGGGATAGTTAGGAGTGTGACAACAGGAGAAGGGCAAGGTGCAGATGGTTTTCCTACAAGGTGAGCCTCAGCTGGCTGGGGGTTTAGGATGGGGCTCTACTGAGGACATGATGTCTGAGCTCAAACTCAAAGGCTGAGTAGAATGTACTGGGCAGAGTTTGGAGCAGGTGGTAGGGGGATGGGTTGGGTGAGAACCTTCCAGGCAGCGGGAGCGTCTCTGAGACAGATCAGGTGCACAGCTTTGGCAGGATGGTGCAAGGTTGGGGTACAGAGGTCAGCCAATGGTGCCTTAGTAAGGAGTCAGGATTTTTCTCCAAGTGCAATGGGGAGCGCTGAGTATTTTA contains:
- the NBL1 gene encoding neuroblastoma suppressor of tumorigenicity 1, producing MMLRVLVGVILPAMLLAAPPPINKLALFPDKSAWCEAKNITQIVGHSGCEAKSIQNRACLGQCFSYSVPNTFPQSTESLVHCDSCMPAQSMWEIVTLECPGHEEVPRVDKLVEKILHCSCQACGKEPSHEGLSVYVQGEDSLGSQPGTHPHLHPGGQNPEPEDPPGAPHTEEEGAED